A DNA window from Vigna angularis cultivar LongXiaoDou No.4 chromosome 1, ASM1680809v1, whole genome shotgun sequence contains the following coding sequences:
- the LOC108340353 gene encoding dof zinc finger protein DOF2.2, with amino-acid sequence MEHHRGREENTKIHLAVPAAPPKPQHKCPRCNSTNTKFCYFNNYSLSQPRHFCKTCKRYWTQGGTFRNIPVGGASRKAKRGKTDSSPSNSLTQPHSDLVNPSPSLTMAHSTTPYYQLGSGGGGGGGGGGGGYLSSLATLHSLTPSQPFNHYLNVAGSSSILPLLSGFNAAAAAASFPPRFHHVGIRERMESLYPAPQRLLPSNVSGGSAAAAAQSLISDVSSTNLTAGSDVSFWSATINATSISGNSDRNNVKGGSSSSLIPNHWLHPPGYRPPQ; translated from the coding sequence ATGGAACATCATCGAGGCAgagaagaaaatacaaaaattcatcTTGCAGTTCCTGCTGCACCGCCAAAACCGCAGCACAAATGTCCTCGCTGCAATTCCACCAACACCAAATTCTGCTACTTCAACAACTATAGTCTCTCGCAGCCTCGCCACTTCTGCAAAACGTGTAAAAGGTACTGGACGCAGGGTGGAACCTTCAGGAACATACCCGTTGGTGGTGCTTCCCGTAAGGCCAAACGTGGCAAAACAGATTCTTCACCCTCCAATTCACTCACACAGCCACACTCAGATTTGGTGAACCCTTCTCCGTCACTCACCATGGCTCACTCAACTACCCCTTACTATCAACTTGGTAGTGGTGGAGGTggcggtggtggtggtggaggaggagggtATTTGTCTTCTCTGGCAACGCTTCATTCTCTGACCCCATCGCAGCCTTTCAATCACTACCTGAACGTTGCGGGCTCTTCTTCTATTTTGCCTCTTCTGTCTGGCTTCAacgctgctgctgctgctgcttcttTTCCTCCTCGGTTCCATCACGTGGGAATCAGAGAGAGGATGGAATCTCTCTATCCTGCACCACAACGTTTGCTTCCATCAAACGTGTCTGGTGGCAGTGCTGCTGCAGCAGCACAAAGCTTGATTAGTGATGTTTCAAGTACAAACCTTACGGCTGGTTCTGATGTCTCTTTTTGGAGTGCTACTATCAACGCCACTTCCATCAGTGGAAACTCTGATCGCAACAATGTCAAAGGTggttcttcttcctctttgatCCCAAATCATTGGCTTCATCCTCCAGGGTACCGTCCTCCTCAATAA
- the LOC108335154 gene encoding uncharacterized protein C6G9.01c: MTKKSSKTTPNQLQENTVAKEEKPSSTPKKACNEIDEIFAGKKRKKSEMKNTGKSDGVNKSTDKTKEKKKKKNVKRKTDGSDDGEFADRPSGPKRKTEDGFTIYTEDELGINKADAGNTPLCPFDCSCCF, translated from the coding sequence atGACGAAGAAGAGTTCTAAAACAACACCAAATCAGTTGCAGGAGAATACTGTTGCAAAAGAGGAGAAACCCTCTTCTACACCAAAAAAAGCATGTaatgaaattgatgaaatatttgctggaaaaaagaggaagaagtcTGAAATGAAAAACACTGGAAAATCTGACGGAGTAAATAAGAGTACTGATAaaacaaaggagaagaagaagaagaagaatgtgaAGAGGAAAACAGATGGATCAGACGATGGTGAGTTTGCAGACCGACCTTCTGGACCAAAAAGAAAAACCGAGGACGGGTTTACCATCTACACTGAAGATGAGTTAGGTATTAATAAAGCTGATGCTGGAAATACCCCTCTCTGCCCATTTGACTGCTCTTGTTGCTTTTGA